The Scyliorhinus torazame isolate Kashiwa2021f chromosome 17, sScyTor2.1, whole genome shotgun sequence genome includes a window with the following:
- the tbc1d24 gene encoding TBC1 domain family member 24 — protein sequence MSDTQCGQFVDWGKMVDLEKDSPMVPSIIDGNLLKQYARQGYWAKSHSLRGKIYEQIIKAVSCRTVTPDAEVYKDIVGKITGKRSPSNIPLPEFVDGSVVPNYCLNTDGTVAVRKIVVCISNQFPDISFCPVLPAIVALLLHYSADEADCFEKVCRLLACNDRTKHFIDQTFLAYESSCMTFGDLANKYCQGAHKLIVSASEDVLEVYSDWLRWMFGDLPFNYAARVLDIFFVEGFKVLYRVALALLKFFRKIRTRQPEKSANIRTDIQSFVQSIAEHIPVEKLLDKAFSIRLFSRKEIRLLRDANEKALKQKGITVNQKRHNVHLAVNVENFKSNIVSAKEMREIWSWIPERFALCQPMLIFTTLDHGYSLNRFYAHCEGYEPTIILIKTTEAEVCGAYLTTDWRERRRGGNKLSYFGTGECFVFKLQPEMERYEWVIIKHPEMEASKSLLDACPESPQQLGILNTESPQEESLLTSSEEPSDRLSPFLATRHFNLTSKATSMFMAGNAESIIVGGGSCPALYIDGNLNHGTTGRSSTFDNLPLCSETFQITVLEVWSFQDVMPN from the exons ATGTCTGACACACAGTGTGGACAGTTTGTGGACTGGGGCAAGATGGTTGACCTGGAGAAGGATAGTCCTATGGTCCCATCCATCATAGATGGCAACTTGCTAAAGCAGTATGCCAGACAAGGTTACTGGGCAAAGAGCCACTCTCTAAGAGGCAAAATCTATGAGCAAATTATCAAAGCAGTCTCCTGCAGAACCGTGACTCCTGATGCTGAGGTGTACAAGGATATTGTTGGAAAAATCACTGGGAAAAGGAGCCCCTCCAACATACCGCTGCCGGAATTTGTGGATGGCAGTGTTGTGCCAAACTATTGTCTGAACACAGATGGAACTGTTGCAGTTAGGAAGATTGTGGTGTGTATTTCCAATCAGTTTCCAGACATCTCTTTCTGCCCTGTGTTGCCGGCCATTGTGGCACTGCTCCTGCACTACAGTGCAGATGAAGCAGACTGCTTTGAGAAGGTGTGTCGGCTCTTGGCCTGCAATGACCGTACAAAACATTTCATAGACCAAACCTTCCTGGCCTACGAGTCCTCCTGCATGACCTTTGGAGACCTAGCCAATAAATACTGCCAAGGCGCTCACAAACTGATAGTGAGCGCTTCTGAGGATGTGCTGGAGGTTTACTCTGATTGGCTGCGGTGGATGTTTGGAGACCTGCCCTTTAACTATGCAGCAAGAGTATTGGATATATTCTTTGTTGAAGGATTTAAAGTACTGTACAGGGTAGCGCTAGCTCTCCTTAAATTCTTCCGAAAAATCAGAACCAGACAGCCTGAAAAATCTGCCAACATTCGAACTGATATTCAGAGCTTCGTCCAAAGCATCGCTGAGCACATCCCAGTTGAGAAGCTGTTGGACAAAGCGTTTTCTATCCGCCTGTTCTCCAGGAAGGAGATACGTTTGCTCCGAGATGCCAATGAAAAAGCACTGAAGCAAAAAGGCATCACAGTAAATCAAAAGAG ACACAATGTTCATCTAGCAGTCAATGTGGAAAACTTCAAATCTAATATTGTCAGCGCAAAGGAGATGAGAGAAATTTGGTCCTGGATCCCAGAACGATTTGCCCTTTGCCAACCAATGTTGATTTTCACTACTTTGGACCATGGTTATAGCCTGAACAG attttatgCTCACTGTGAGGGCTATGAACCAACTATCATTCTCATCAAAACGACAGAGGCTGAG GTTTGTGGTGCTTACCTTACAACGGATTGGAGAGAACGAAGGCGAGGAGGAAACAAGCTGAGTTATTTTGGCACAGGAGAATGTTTTGTGTTCAAG CTTCAGCCTGAAATGGAACGATATGAATGGGTTATCATTAAACATCCAGAGATGGAAGCTTCTAAAAGTCTTCTGGATGCTTGCCCAGAATCACCGCAGCAGCTTGGTATCTTGAATACAGAGTCCCCCCAGGAAGAGAGTTTGCTTACTTCATCTGAGGAACCCTCAGACAGATTATCACCCTTCCTTGCCACACGTCACTTCAACTTGACATCAAAAGCTACTTCGATGTTCATGGCTGGAAATGCAGAATCCATTATAGTTG